Below is a window of Aeromonas veronii DNA.
TTCAGGTGATTGGTTCCATCGAAAGAGTGACCATTATCGATACCGTAGATTTCGTTGAAGTACTTCAGACCGTAACCAACGGCGTAACGGTCGGAATGCCAGTAGATACCGTGGAAGGTACCCAGGCCGTCGGAGTGAGTAGACTCTTTCATGCCCCAGGTGTAATCCAGATAACCTTGGTAGGAGACGAAGCTACCGTTAGAGAAGGTGTAGAAGGGTTTAAACCAGTTCATGGAGAACTGTTGACCATTCCAACCTTCACCACCAGTGTATACTTTCTCACCTTTATCATTGATGATGCCTGATTCGTTGACATGGCGTTTGTACAGGTTCATGCCAACCTTGCCAAACCAAGGTACCTGTACGTCAGTACCCAGACCAACCATGGATTCAAACAATCCATGTGGGCCACCCACGCTAAACAGAGAGGCAACATAGACTTCTTGCACCGGACCAAAAGAGAGATCCTGGCCAGTCAGTGCATCCAGAGACACTCGCGGTGCAAACTTCATGTAAAGGTTGTCACCATCGTGCTTGTCACTGTGCTTAGAGTCGAAAATATCGAAAACGTCGACATAACCATACAGATCAAAAATACCGGAACGACCACCAAACTCCATCTCGAAATAAGTGTCGTTATAGCCGCCTTTTTCGTTGCTATAAGGCATCTGGTCAATGGTATGCATAACGTTGAACTGCATCCATTTGTAGTCATTCTTGTGGATATCACCGCTGTAGTCAGCAGCAAAGGCTGGGGTAGCGGCAGCAGCCAGCAGACCGGCAGCGATCAGAGTCTTGGTAAATTTGGCCATTTTATTGGTCTCTTGTGCGTTAGTTGAGGTTTTCCGTAGCCTGCCCACAAGGAGCGAGAGGGATTCTAATCAAATAAAATTGGGGGTGAAACAACTTCTCGGGAACTTTATCCGGAAGTGTGAATCTAATCACCCCCGATTCTACGCAAACGCTTGCTATTTGTCAGCCGTTGAGAGCAACTCACGCCCTTTTCTGGCTACTAGCACAATCAACAACAACACCGGCAAGCCCAATAAACTGGTTCCGATAAAGAAGGCACTGTAGCCAATCTGCTCCACAACCTGCCCGGAAAAACCGGCCAGCAACTTGGGTAGCAGCAACATCACCGAGCTGAACAGGGCGTACTGGGTCGCCGAAAAAGCGACGTTGGTCAGGCTGGAGAGATAGGTCACGAAGGCCGCAGTAGCGATACCGGCACTGAGGTTATCGAGCGAGATGATCAGCGTCAGCAGCTCCAGGTTGTGACCAACCTGATTGAGCAGGGCAAACAGCAGGTTGGTGCTGGCGGTGAGCAGCGCCCCCAAAAACAGGATGCGCAGCGTGCCAAAGCGCATCACCAGCACGCCCCCCAGCGCAGCGCCCACCAGCGTCATGATGACGCCAAACACCTTGGTAATCGTCGCAACCTCGGTCTTGCTGAACTGCATATCCACATAGAAGCTGTTGGACATCACCCCCATCACCACATCGGCAACCCGATAGCAGGCGATAAGCAAAAGGATCAGCAGCGCCGATCTCCCATAGCGACGAAAGAAGTCAGCAAATGGACACCAGACCGCTTCGTAGCCCCAGGCTCCCGCACTCGCCAGCAGCGCAGGCCACCCTTTTTCCAGCAGCAGTGCCTTGCGTTCGGCCTGTTGTTTGCCCTGCCCGGCCAGATCGATATCCGGCTCGTGGCAGAACAGCGTGGTGATGACCCCGAGTGACATCAGGCCCGCCATCACCAGATAGGTGACCTGCCAGCCACGATAGTCATAGCCGCTGTTGCTGCCAAACCAGGCCGCCAGCGCCAGCGCACCGGCACCCGCCATGATCATCGCCAGCCGGTAGCCGGTCATGTAGGAGGCCGCCATCGCCGCCTGCAGCCGCTCGGGGGCGGATTCGATACGATAGGCATCGATAACGATATCCTGCGTGGCCGAGGCAAAGGCCACCAGCAGGGCAAACAGCGCCAGTTGGGCCAGCTCGGTCTTGGGATCGCAGAACGCCATGCCGACCAGCGCGGCGGCAATCAGCAACTGGGAGAAGAACATCCAGCTGCGACGACGCCCCAGCAGCGTGGAGAGCAACGGCAGCGGCATGCGATCCACCAGCGGCGACCACAACCATTTAAAGCCATAGGCGAGCGCCACCCAGCTCATGTAGCCGATATCGGTCAGGCTGACATCGGCCTCACGCAACCAGAATGAGAGGGTACCGAACACCAGCAGCAGCGGCAGACCCGATGAAAAACCCATGGCAAAGAGAATAAACACCCGAAATTCGAGATAGACGGCGAGGGACTCTCTCCAGCTTGGTTTGCGGATCATGTTCAACTACCTGACGACGTTGGAAAAGTGCGTCATTTTGGCAGGTTGATGGCAGATAGCCAAGGCAAGCAAAGCGATAGGCAAAAAGAAGTCCGGATAGAGAAAAGGCACATTCCAAGCGGGATGTGCCTTGCATAGTGTGTGACGAGCGCGCGGTGACGAACCACGGATGGCGAGGGTTACTTACCCGCTTTCTTATCGACTTTCTTGTCCGCCGGGGTTTCTGCCAGCAATACCACCTTTTTCAGGATGATGGGGCTGGTCGGCACATCGTTGGCACGCAGAATGGGGCTGTAACCGGTCTGCACCTGAGCCAGCTTGTCCAGCACCTCCATCCCCTGCACCACCTGGCCGAACACGGTATAACCGGCGGCACCATTGGCGTTGAGGTTGTTGTTATCGACCAGATTGAAATAGAACTGGCGAGTGGCGCTGTCGACCGCCTGGGTACGGGCCATGGCGATGGTGCCACGCTGGTTGGGTAGACCACCACGAGACTCGTTGACCACCGGCTCATAGGTAGGCAGTTGCTGGAACTGCTGGTTGTAGCCGCCCCCCTGTACCACGAAGTTCTGGATCACCCGATGGAAGATGCTGCCATCGTAGCTACCATCGGCCACGTAGCGCAGGAAGTTCTTTACCGTCTGCGGCGCCTGCTTGGACGCCAGCTCCACCACGATATTGCCGTGGTTGGTCTCCATTCTGACTTTCGGGCCCGCGAACGCCAGCGGGGTGATAAACATGACCAGCAACCAGATTTTTTTCATCATCAGACCCCTGCACCGTTCGGTTGACCTTTCAGATAACCGCGCAGCGCCTCGTCGGCCATGATCTGCTGCAGTGCGCTACCCAGTTGCAGGTTGAGGGTGGATTCCAGATCCGCCATGCTTGGCTCGCTCGGGCTCTCCTTGCTGGAGGACATGTTGAACTGCTTGGTCAGACGGTTGCCCTGAAAATCGGCGATCACCTGCAGGCTGACGCGAGATTTGGTGACATAGGTAAAGGTCTTCTCTTCCACATTAACTGCGGCGTTGGAGATCACCAGCGTCAGGTTGGTGGTGCCACTGTTGCCCACCTCCAGGCCCTGGCTGCGCAGCCCTTCGGCCAACCGCTCGGCCATCAACAGATTAAGCGGACGCTCGCTATTGACCAGTACCGGCGCTTTCTCTTTATGTTTGATGGAGAAGACGTAGGCAGCCGCACGCTTGTCTACCCCTTCCATGGTGATGCGATTGCCAGAGTAGTATTGCTGGTTGGCGGGGATCACCTGCGGATTGAGCAGCGCCGTCTCCGGCCAATGAGTGGCACACCCGCCCAGCATCAGGGCGGCCAGCAGCAAGAGTGACTTTTTCATCATGGTTTTCCTTTGGCTTTAGCGTTTGATGGCTTTCAAAATAACGAATTTGCTGTTTGACGCAACGACTTGTGCGTTGGCAAACAAGCGCTTGAGTTTGTTGTGATAGTCCAGATGACGGTTGCCTACTATCCAGAGTTCCCCCCCCTGAGGCAACACCCGGTGCGCATCGCTGAACATCTGCCAGGCGATATGATCGGTGATCGCCTGCAACTGATGGAAAGGAGGGTTGCAGAGGATCCGATCCGCCGAGCCGACCGCCACCCCGTCGAGACAGTTATTGACCATAAAGCGGGCGCGCGGCAGAGCATCGGGCAGGTTGTGCTCGACGTTGAGCCGGGCCGAGGCGACCGCCATATAGGATTCATCGATAAAGGTCACCTCCACCTCGCTGTCTTTGGCGAGCAGCGACAACCCCAGCACCCCGTTGCCACAGCCCAGATCGATCACCTTGCGGGCACTGTGGATGGGCAAGTTGTCCAGCATAAAGCGGGCACCGATATCGAGACTGGTGCGCGAGAAGACATTGGCATGGTTGTGGATGAGCATGTCAGTTCCCTCCAGCGGCCACACGGTCGGGAAGGGATTGGCCAGCGCGGGACGCTCTGCCTGCGGCTCGCAGTGAATGAGACGCGCCTTTTTCCAGGCCAGCGAGGTACGAGTAGGCCCCAGATACTTCTCGAACAATTTAAGCGTAGAGGTATGAATATCCTTCGCCTTGCCAGCAGCGATGACGCGGGTTGCCGGTGTCACCACCTCCCGCAGCGCCAACAGTTGCTGCTCCAGCAAAGCCTGATATTTGGATACCTTAATCACCACCAGCTCAGGGGCATCGGGCAGCGGCGCCAGCGCATCCTGCAAGCGGATCCCGCCCGCATCCAGCCCGTTTTCGGCCAGATTGGCCAGGGTCGCCCGCTCGCTGATGTAGGAGTCGGTGACGCAGCAGGGGGAGTGCGGGTGCAGATAGGCGGCCAGCGCGCCAAAGTTGTCATTCATGATGATGACGGGGCCCGCCTGCTCGAGGGTGGACTCCGCCAGGGTATTGATCAGATATTCGTCAGCCGCATCCCAGGCTTGCAGGGTCTCCTGACTCTGGCGCGGATAGCGGTAGAGCGTGAGCTGGCAATGGGGAGTGTCGAGAAGGGTTTGCATAGGAAGAGTCCAACCTCGGCTTGATTCGTGTATCCAGGCGCCAGGGGCGACGCAAAGTGGCGCTATTCTAGCGAGGAGCAGGAATTTCACCAGTTCGATGCGTATTAAGAGGACAACTGACCGGTGATTTCCCCCTTACGGGGGCTTATTCCATCGCGCGACTGCCGATAGAATGGCCCGACATTCACTCTGGAAACCGATCCGATGACCATCCAACAACTGATTGAAGCCAAGCTGACCGCCGCCCTCTCCCCCACCGTGCTGGAGGTGATCAACGAGAGCCACATGCACCGGGTGGAACCGGGCTCAGAGAGTCACTTCAAGGTGGTGATCGTCAGCGAGCAATTTGCAGGGCAGCGGCTGCTGGCCCGTCATCGGCAGGTCAATGCCGTGCTGGCCGACGAGCTGGCCGGCGCGATTCATGCACTGGCGCTGCATACCTACACAGAGCACGAGTGGCAGGAAAAAGGCCACGCCCCGCGCACCCCGAGCTGCGTTGGCAAACCGTCACTCTCCTGAGCCCCGCGCTCATCCTTGCATAGGCGCTCTGCACACAAAAATCTAACAAACCACCCCTATACCCCCCCAAAAAAAACGACATCAATAGGGGTATTTTCAAACATTACAGGTTCTTCTTAACCGTCTACACCCAACAACAAATACCCCCATCGAGGTATCTAAATAAAAAACCTTTAAAACCACTACTTACAAGGGGTTCTGGCGTTATTCATTACAAGTTAATTTTGTGATGGCACGGGGGGTTTTGCCCATTTGGCATGGCAGAAAATGCACCTTAAGTGGTAAACTCTGCCACCTCTGAGTGAGCTTGCATGTTGAATAATTGTTGGGCCTGACCGTCTGGCGCAACCACAACATCAACACATTCAACCACCCGTCGTGATGTATTTCTCGGCGCTAACCAATCTCTCCCGTAACGGTAGTGCAATTGAGTATGATTACAATCAAAAGAGGACTGGACATCCCCGTGCTGGGTGCGCCAGAGCAAGTAATCTACGATGGCCCCGCCATCACCCGTGTTGCGACACTGGGCGAGGAGTTTGTGGGGATGCGACCTACTATGTTCGTCAAAGTAGGTGATCGCGTCATCAAAGGTCAGGATCTTTTTGAAGACAAGAAGAATCCGGGCGTTAAATTCACAGCTCCTGCCACCGGTGTGGTTTCAGAAATCAACCGTGGTGCCAAACGTGTTCTCCAGTCCGTGGTCATCGACCTCGATGGCTCCGATGAACAGGTGACCTTTGAGCATTTTGCCTCTGCCGAGCTGGCCAAGCTCGAGCGCAGCAAGGTGCAAGAGATCCTGGTCGCATCAGGTCAGTGGACTGCGTTTCGTACCCGTCCGTTCAGCAAAGTCCCCGCGGTAGGCTCCGCCCCGCGCGCCATCTTTGTGACGGCAATGGACACCAACCCGCTGGCAGCCAATAGCGATCTGATCATCAAGGAACAGCCACAAGCCTTCCTCGATGGCTTGGCCGTATTGACCCGTCTGACCGACGGCACCGTTTACGTCTGTAAAGGGGAAGGCAGCCTGCCCCACTCTCCGCTGGCTCAGGTCAAGGAAGAGATCTTCGTTGGTCCGCACCCTGCCGGTCTGCCAGGTACCCATATCCACTTCCTGGATCCGGTCAGCAGCACCAAGGTGCAGTGGCACATCAACTATCAGGACGTGATCGCATTCGGCAAGCTGTTCACCACCGGCCAGATTTGCACTGACAAGGTGATCGCGCTGGCAGGCCCGAACGTGCTCAAGCCGCGTCTGCTGCGTACCCGCATGGGTGCCTGCATCAGCCAGCTCACCAACAACGAGCTGCGCGCTGACGAAAACCGCGTCATCTCCGGTTCTCTGCTGAGCGGTGCCAAGGCTGACGGTGTTCACGACTATCTGGGTCGCTACCACAATCAGGTTTGCGTACTGGGCGAAGGTCGCGAGAAAGAGTTCCTGGGCTGGATCAACCCCAGCGCCAACAAGTTCTCCATCACCCGCACCACCCTTTCTCATCTGATGAAGGGCAAGCTGATCAACTTCACCACCACTACCAACGGTAGTGACCGTGCCATGGTGCCTATCGGCAACTATGAGCGGGTGATGCCACTCGACATCCTGCCGACCCTGCTGCTGCGGGACATGATCTCCGGCGATAGCGATGGTGCGCAAGCACTGGGCTGCCTGGAGCTGGATGAGGAAGATTTGGCGCTCTGTACTTTTGTCTGCCCCGGCAAGACAGAGTACGGCCCAGTCTTGCGTGAGTGCCTGACCAAGATTGAACTGGAAGGTTAAGCGATGAGTTTCAAGCAACTTCTTGAAAATATGGAACACCACTTCGAACCGGGTGGAAAGTACGCCAAGTACTACGCCCTGTTCGAAGCGGCGTACACCCTGTTCTACACCCCGGGTACCGTTACCCGCAACGCCTCCCACGTTCGTGATGCGCTCGATCTGAAGCGCATGATGATCATGGTGTGGCTGGCCGTGTTCCCGGCCATGTTCTGGGGCATGTTCAACGTGGGTAACCAGGCGATTGCCGCCATTGCCCACATGGGCTCGGCTGCGGGTGCCAGCAGCTGGCAATATGCGCTGGCCACCATGCTGGGCGCCTCCCTCGATCCGGCAGTTGCCGGTATCGGCAGCAAGATGCTGATTGGCGCCACCCACTTCTTCCCGATCTACCTGACCGCGTTCCTGGTCGGTGGTTTCTGGGAAGTGCTGTTCGCCATGGTGCGCAAACACGAGATTAACGAAGGCTTCTTCGTGACCTCCATTCTGTTTGCTCTGATCGTGCCGCCCGAGCTGCCCTTGTGGCAAGCTGCGCTGGGTATCACCTTCGGTGTGGTGATGGCCAAAGAGGTGTTCGGTGGTACCGGCAAGAACTTCCTGAACCCGGCGCTGGCTGGTCGTGCGTTCCTGTTCTTCGCCTACCCGGGCCAGATCTCCGGTGACGCCGTATGGGTTGCCGTCGATGGCTACTCCGGTGCAACCGCGCTGAGCCAGTGGGCCCAAGGCGGCCAGATGGCGCTGATCAACGGTGCAACCGGCCAGGCTATCAGCTGGATGGACGCT
It encodes the following:
- a CDS encoding peptidylprolyl isomerase yields the protein MKKIWLLVMFITPLAFAGPKVRMETNHGNIVVELASKQAPQTVKNFLRYVADGSYDGSIFHRVIQNFVVQGGGYNQQFQQLPTYEPVVNESRGGLPNQRGTIAMARTQAVDSATRQFYFNLVDNNNLNANGAAGYTVFGQVVQGMEVLDKLAQVQTGYSPILRANDVPTSPIILKKVVLLAETPADKKVDKKAGK
- a CDS encoding BolA/IbaG family iron-sulfur metabolism protein, with translation MTIQQLIEAKLTAALSPTVLEVINESHMHRVEPGSESHFKVVIVSEQFAGQRLLARHRQVNAVLADELAGAIHALALHTYTEHEWQEKGHAPRTPSCVGKPSLS
- a CDS encoding methyltransferase, with the protein product MQTLLDTPHCQLTLYRYPRQSQETLQAWDAADEYLINTLAESTLEQAGPVIIMNDNFGALAAYLHPHSPCCVTDSYISERATLANLAENGLDAGGIRLQDALAPLPDAPELVVIKVSKYQALLEQQLLALREVVTPATRVIAAGKAKDIHTSTLKLFEKYLGPTRTSLAWKKARLIHCEPQAERPALANPFPTVWPLEGTDMLIHNHANVFSRTSLDIGARFMLDNLPIHSARKVIDLGCGNGVLGLSLLAKDSEVEVTFIDESYMAVASARLNVEHNLPDALPRARFMVNNCLDGVAVGSADRILCNPPFHQLQAITDHIAWQMFSDAHRVLPQGGELWIVGNRHLDYHNKLKRLFANAQVVASNSKFVILKAIKR
- a CDS encoding NADH:ubiquinone reductase (Na(+)-transporting) subunit B codes for the protein MSFKQLLENMEHHFEPGGKYAKYYALFEAAYTLFYTPGTVTRNASHVRDALDLKRMMIMVWLAVFPAMFWGMFNVGNQAIAAIAHMGSAAGASSWQYALATMLGASLDPAVAGIGSKMLIGATHFFPIYLTAFLVGGFWEVLFAMVRKHEINEGFFVTSILFALIVPPELPLWQAALGITFGVVMAKEVFGGTGKNFLNPALAGRAFLFFAYPGQISGDAVWVAVDGYSGATALSQWAQGGQMALINGATGQAISWMDAFLGNLPGSIGEVSTLMILLGAAMIVYMRIASWRIIAGVMIGMIATSLLFNVIGSDTNAMFNMPWHWHLVLGGFAFGMAFMATDPVSAAFTNKGKWWYGALIGVMVVLVRVVNPAFPEGMMLAILFANLFAPLFDHFVAQANIKRRIARGV
- a CDS encoding MFS transporter, which codes for MNMIRKPSWRESLAVYLEFRVFILFAMGFSSGLPLLLVFGTLSFWLREADVSLTDIGYMSWVALAYGFKWLWSPLVDRMPLPLLSTLLGRRRSWMFFSQLLIAAALVGMAFCDPKTELAQLALFALLVAFASATQDIVIDAYRIESAPERLQAAMAASYMTGYRLAMIMAGAGALALAAWFGSNSGYDYRGWQVTYLVMAGLMSLGVITTLFCHEPDIDLAGQGKQQAERKALLLEKGWPALLASAGAWGYEAVWCPFADFFRRYGRSALLILLLIACYRVADVVMGVMSNSFYVDMQFSKTEVATITKVFGVIMTLVGAALGGVLVMRFGTLRILFLGALLTASTNLLFALLNQVGHNLELLTLIISLDNLSAGIATAAFVTYLSSLTNVAFSATQYALFSSVMLLLPKLLAGFSGQVVEQIGYSAFFIGTSLLGLPVLLLIVLVARKGRELLSTADK
- a CDS encoding YajG family lipoprotein yields the protein MKKSLLLLAALMLGGCATHWPETALLNPQVIPANQQYYSGNRITMEGVDKRAAAYVFSIKHKEKAPVLVNSERPLNLLMAERLAEGLRSQGLEVGNSGTTNLTLVISNAAVNVEEKTFTYVTKSRVSLQVIADFQGNRLTKQFNMSSSKESPSEPSMADLESTLNLQLGSALQQIMADEALRGYLKGQPNGAGV
- a CDS encoding Na(+)-translocating NADH-quinone reductase subunit A yields the protein MITIKRGLDIPVLGAPEQVIYDGPAITRVATLGEEFVGMRPTMFVKVGDRVIKGQDLFEDKKNPGVKFTAPATGVVSEINRGAKRVLQSVVIDLDGSDEQVTFEHFASAELAKLERSKVQEILVASGQWTAFRTRPFSKVPAVGSAPRAIFVTAMDTNPLAANSDLIIKEQPQAFLDGLAVLTRLTDGTVYVCKGEGSLPHSPLAQVKEEIFVGPHPAGLPGTHIHFLDPVSSTKVQWHINYQDVIAFGKLFTTGQICTDKVIALAGPNVLKPRLLRTRMGACISQLTNNELRADENRVISGSLLSGAKADGVHDYLGRYHNQVCVLGEGREKEFLGWINPSANKFSITRTTLSHLMKGKLINFTTTTNGSDRAMVPIGNYERVMPLDILPTLLLRDMISGDSDGAQALGCLELDEEDLALCTFVCPGKTEYGPVLRECLTKIELEG
- a CDS encoding outer membrane protein OmpK; its protein translation is MAKFTKTLIAAGLLAAAATPAFAADYSGDIHKNDYKWMQFNVMHTIDQMPYSNEKGGYNDTYFEMEFGGRSGIFDLYGYVDVFDIFDSKHSDKHDGDNLYMKFAPRVSLDALTGQDLSFGPVQEVYVASLFSVGGPHGLFESMVGLGTDVQVPWFGKVGMNLYKRHVNESGIINDKGEKVYTGGEGWNGQQFSMNWFKPFYTFSNGSFVSYQGYLDYTWGMKESTHSDGLGTFHGIYWHSDRYAVGYGLKYFNEIYGIDNGHSFDGTNHLKTTGFSHYFSVTYKF